One segment of Streptomyces sp. YIM 121038 DNA contains the following:
- a CDS encoding carboxymuconolactone decarboxylase family protein gives MTNNTAVIAPAATDTATAPAVAESAAQAPRLNFAKAAPKVFKAVIGLDAAARDGLDPALVELVQIRASHLNGCAYCLHMHTNDARKAGESEDRLHMVAVWREARNFFTAKEQAALALTDAVTRLADAGVPDAVYAEAAAHFDEAELAQVLSLIFTINTWNRIALATAKVAGTDERQG, from the coding sequence ATGACGAACAACACCGCAGTCATCGCGCCCGCCGCCACCGACACCGCCACCGCGCCCGCCGTCGCCGAGTCCGCCGCCCAGGCTCCCCGCCTCAACTTCGCCAAGGCCGCGCCGAAGGTCTTCAAGGCCGTCATCGGCCTTGACGCCGCCGCCCGCGACGGCCTCGACCCGGCCCTGGTCGAGCTGGTCCAGATCCGCGCCTCGCACCTCAACGGCTGCGCGTACTGCCTGCACATGCACACCAACGACGCGCGCAAGGCGGGCGAGAGCGAGGACCGGCTGCACATGGTGGCCGTCTGGCGCGAGGCCAGGAACTTCTTCACGGCCAAGGAGCAGGCGGCGCTCGCGCTGACCGACGCGGTCACCCGCCTCGCCGACGCGGGCGTCCCCGACGCCGTCTACGCGGAGGCCGCCGCCCACTTCGACGAGGCCGAGCTGGCCCAGGTCCTGTCCCTGATCTTCACGATCAACACGTGGAACCGGATCGCCCTGGCCACGGCCAAGGTCGCCGGCACGGACGAGCGCCAGGGCTGA
- a CDS encoding ATP-binding protein, with translation MSIWWSLHLRREAASVPLARRLLIGTMETAGVDPDVSYDLSLALTEACANAVEHGGATGAATGAYRVTAYLDGEKCRIEVADSGPGLPPGRVFMSAANTPATRTKGRRGTGRGRRTRRRAGTQAAPASRQSRTQAPPSAPTPPSEVAESGRGLCLIRELADDVHFGNRPGRDGGAVISFDKILKWREGAPLAAV, from the coding sequence ATGAGCATCTGGTGGTCCCTCCATTTGCGGCGCGAAGCCGCGAGCGTCCCGCTCGCGCGGCGCCTGCTCATCGGCACGATGGAGACGGCCGGGGTGGACCCGGACGTCTCGTACGACCTGTCTCTCGCGCTCACCGAGGCCTGTGCGAACGCGGTGGAGCACGGCGGTGCGACGGGTGCCGCGACGGGTGCGTACCGCGTCACCGCCTATCTCGACGGCGAGAAGTGCCGCATCGAGGTCGCCGACTCCGGCCCAGGACTGCCGCCGGGCCGGGTCTTCATGAGCGCCGCGAACACCCCGGCCACGAGGACGAAGGGCCGAAGGGGCACCGGGCGCGGCCGCCGCACGCGCCGCCGCGCGGGCACGCAGGCCGCCCCGGCCTCGCGCCAGTCCCGGACCCAGGCCCCGCCCTCCGCGCCCACGCCGCCTTCCGAGGTCGCCGAGAGCGGCCGCGGCCTGTGCCTCATCCGGGAGCTCGCCGACGACGTGCACTTCGGCAACAGGCCGGGCCGCGACGGCGGCGCGGTGATCAGCTTCGACAAGATCCTCAAGTGGCGGGAGGGCGCTCCGCTGGCGGCCGTGTGA
- a CDS encoding aminopeptidase P family protein has product MRRPVVVHRRQTVSDALNPETPEAEDEEPIKQRKNGLYPGVSDELAENMKSGWADTELRDLEPVAQAGHTAARRAALSARFPGERLVIPAGNLKTRSNDTEYAFRSSVEYAYLTGNQTEDGVLVLEPTRDGHQATIYLLPRSDRENGEFWLDGQGELWVGRRNSLTEAEKLYGVPASDVRELTGLLSEATGPVRVVRGYDAGIEAALTDKVTAERDEELRVFLSEQRLVKDEFEVGELQKAVDSTVRGFEDVVKVLDKAEATSERYIEGTFFLRARVEGNDIGYGSICAAGPHATTLHWVRNDGAVRSGDLLLLDAGVETHTYYTADITRTLPINGRFSELQKKIYDAVYEAQEAGIAAVKPGAKYRDFHDAAQRVLAEKLVEWGLVEGPVERVLELGLQRRWTLHGTGHMLGMDVHDCAAARTETYVDGTLEPGMCLTVEPGLYFQADDLTVPEEYRGIGVRIEDDILVTEDGNRNLSAALPRRADEVEAWMAQLKG; this is encoded by the coding sequence ATGAGAAGGCCCGTTGTCGTACATAGGAGGCAGACCGTGTCGGACGCTCTCAACCCGGAGACCCCGGAAGCTGAGGACGAAGAGCCGATCAAGCAGCGGAAGAACGGCCTGTACCCGGGTGTCTCCGACGAGCTCGCCGAGAACATGAAGTCCGGCTGGGCCGACACCGAGCTGCGTGACCTGGAGCCGGTCGCCCAGGCCGGGCACACCGCCGCCCGCCGTGCCGCGCTGTCCGCGCGCTTCCCCGGCGAGCGCCTGGTGATCCCCGCGGGCAACCTGAAGACCCGGTCGAACGACACGGAGTACGCCTTCCGCTCCTCCGTCGAGTACGCGTACCTCACCGGCAACCAGACGGAGGACGGCGTCCTCGTCCTGGAGCCCACGCGCGACGGCCACCAGGCCACGATCTACCTGCTGCCGCGCTCCGACCGCGAGAACGGCGAGTTCTGGCTCGACGGCCAGGGCGAGCTGTGGGTCGGCCGCCGGAACTCGCTGACCGAGGCCGAGAAGCTGTACGGCGTCCCCGCCTCGGACGTGCGCGAGCTGACGGGCCTGCTGAGCGAGGCCACCGGTCCCGTCCGTGTCGTGCGCGGCTACGACGCCGGGATCGAGGCGGCCCTGACCGACAAGGTCACCGCCGAGCGCGACGAGGAACTGCGGGTCTTCCTCTCCGAGCAGCGCCTGGTCAAGGACGAGTTCGAGGTCGGCGAGCTGCAGAAGGCCGTGGACTCCACGGTGCGCGGCTTCGAGGACGTCGTGAAGGTCCTCGACAAGGCCGAGGCGACGAGCGAGCGCTACATCGAAGGCACGTTCTTCCTGCGCGCCCGCGTCGAGGGCAACGACATCGGCTACGGCTCCATCTGCGCCGCGGGCCCGCACGCCACCACCCTGCACTGGGTGCGCAACGACGGCGCGGTGCGCTCCGGCGACCTGCTCCTGCTCGACGCGGGCGTGGAGACGCACACGTACTACACGGCGGACATCACCCGCACGCTGCCGATCAACGGCCGGTTCAGCGAGCTGCAGAAGAAGATCTACGACGCCGTGTACGAGGCCCAGGAGGCCGGTATCGCGGCGGTGAAGCCGGGCGCGAAGTACCGCGACTTCCACGACGCCGCACAGCGCGTGCTCGCCGAGAAGCTGGTCGAGTGGGGCCTCGTCGAGGGCCCGGTCGAGCGCGTCCTTGAGCTCGGTCTGCAGCGCCGCTGGACGCTGCACGGCACCGGCCACATGCTCGGCATGGACGTCCACGACTGCGCCGCCGCGCGCACCGAGACGTACGTGGACGGCACCCTTGAGCCCGGCATGTGCCTGACGGTCGAGCCCGGTCTGTACTTCCAGGCGGACGACCTGACCGTGCCGGAGGAGTACCGCGGCATCGGCGTGCGCATCGAGGACGACATCCTCGTCACGGAGGACGGCAACCGGAACCTGTCCGCCGCGCTGCCGCGCCGCGCGGACGAGGTCGAGGCGTGGATGGCCCAGCTCAAGGGCTGA
- a CDS encoding NAD(P)H-binding protein, with amino-acid sequence MLLVTGATGALGRLVTAKLAGRADTPFAVGTRTPAPGQRRVDFDDPDSLDFTGVDTLLVISAGAAEDDVVIARHEAVVTAAEKSGVGHLVYTSLSGDGDHLTYALAHRWTERRLRRSSLNWTVLRNGLYAEFLAAVAAPGPDGTIAAPLGDGRLAAVAREDLAEVAVRVATAPAAHAGRTYELVGEEPLGGADLAAATGGSYEPGGLEATRAAITASGQALPFQVPMLLSTYASIAGGFLDGTSIADNALRALLGRAPRSALDTYAAAVRG; translated from the coding sequence ATGCTGCTCGTCACCGGCGCCACCGGCGCACTCGGCCGGCTCGTCACCGCGAAGCTCGCGGGCCGCGCGGACACGCCCTTCGCCGTCGGCACCCGCACCCCCGCGCCCGGTCAGCGCCGCGTCGACTTCGACGACCCGGATTCCCTGGACTTCACCGGCGTGGACACGCTGCTCGTGATCTCCGCGGGCGCCGCCGAGGACGACGTCGTCATCGCCCGGCACGAGGCCGTCGTCACCGCCGCCGAGAAGTCCGGCGTCGGCCACCTCGTCTACACCAGCCTGAGCGGCGACGGCGACCATCTGACGTACGCGCTCGCCCACCGCTGGACCGAGCGCAGACTGCGCCGCTCCTCCCTGAACTGGACGGTGCTGCGCAACGGCCTGTACGCGGAGTTCCTCGCCGCCGTGGCCGCGCCGGGTCCGGACGGGACGATAGCCGCGCCGCTCGGTGACGGCCGGCTCGCCGCGGTCGCCCGCGAGGACCTGGCCGAGGTCGCCGTCCGCGTGGCCACGGCCCCCGCCGCCCACGCCGGGCGCACCTACGAGCTCGTCGGCGAAGAGCCCCTCGGCGGCGCCGACTTGGCCGCGGCGACCGGCGGTTCGTACGAGCCCGGCGGGCTGGAGGCGACCCGCGCCGCGATCACCGCGTCCGGTCAGGCCCTGCCCTTCCAGGTGCCGATGCTGCTCAGCACGTACGCGTCGATAGCGGGCGGCTTCCTCGACGGCACCTCCATAGCGGACAACGCCCTGCGTGCCCTGCTGGGCCGCGCCCCGCGCTCCGCCCTCGACACCTATGCGGCGGCGGTCCGGGGCTGA
- a CDS encoding PP2C family protein-serine/threonine phosphatase, which yields MNAPHLPKVAGIDSTVPPPAHTVPPAAPVPEAPGAPGALIQDRLAGWVSDLTTLHELTERLSRTATLDEALNEVLRAGAALVGARRGLVVVEPADGLGPDTTVGLGFARADLGYLETVPRAATAYGRLLEASAAGTPLAEITEIAQPDLFADETFDPRHREVARRLGYAASYALPLATEATGGVGAAVWLYDEPAEPAPRRRHLIGLYVRYAAEHLARLVEFTRARTTVATLREELLPSRLSRVAGVQLAARHRAGARGGGDWYDALPLPDAALGLSVGSVTGSGPSAVAAMGRLRASLRAYAVMEGEDPVAVLSDLELLLRLTEPARSATALFAYCEPALRKVVLAGAGHSPPLLVGERRTEFVETSLSAPLGMLACWEAPSVEIRPEPGETLLLYTDGLLHRTGDAMDRAFARLHAAAASVPKAAREDPGAVADHVLRTVLPEGIDGAAGRDEDVVLLAARFE from the coding sequence ATGAACGCCCCGCACCTGCCGAAAGTGGCCGGAATCGATTCCACTGTTCCCCCACCGGCGCACACTGTCCCGCCCGCCGCGCCCGTCCCGGAAGCCCCCGGCGCCCCCGGCGCGCTGATCCAGGACCGCCTGGCCGGCTGGGTCTCCGACCTCACCACGCTGCACGAACTCACCGAGCGCCTGTCCCGCACCGCCACCCTGGACGAGGCCCTGAACGAGGTGCTCCGCGCCGGTGCCGCCCTGGTCGGCGCCCGCCGCGGCCTCGTCGTCGTGGAGCCCGCCGACGGCCTCGGCCCCGACACCACCGTCGGCCTCGGCTTCGCCCGCGCCGACCTCGGTTATCTGGAGACGGTGCCGCGCGCCGCCACCGCGTACGGCCGGCTCCTGGAGGCGAGCGCAGCGGGCACCCCGCTCGCCGAGATCACCGAGATCGCGCAGCCGGACCTCTTCGCCGACGAGACCTTCGACCCGCGCCACCGCGAGGTCGCCCGCCGCCTCGGCTACGCGGCGAGCTACGCGCTGCCCCTGGCCACCGAGGCGACGGGCGGCGTCGGCGCGGCCGTCTGGCTGTACGACGAGCCCGCCGAACCGGCGCCGCGCCGCCGCCATCTGATCGGCCTGTACGTCCGCTACGCCGCCGAGCACCTGGCCCGCCTCGTCGAGTTCACCCGTGCCCGCACCACCGTGGCGACCCTGCGCGAGGAGCTGCTGCCCTCGCGCCTGTCCCGGGTCGCGGGCGTGCAGCTGGCCGCGCGGCACCGCGCCGGGGCGCGCGGCGGCGGCGACTGGTACGACGCGCTGCCGCTGCCCGACGCGGCGCTCGGCCTCTCGGTGGGCTCGGTCACCGGGTCGGGGCCGAGCGCGGTCGCCGCGATGGGCCGCCTGCGCGCGAGCCTGCGGGCGTACGCGGTGATGGAGGGCGAGGACCCCGTCGCCGTCCTGTCCGACCTGGAGCTACTGCTGCGCCTGACGGAGCCCGCGCGCTCGGCGACGGCCCTGTTCGCGTACTGCGAACCCGCGCTGCGCAAGGTCGTCCTCGCCGGGGCCGGGCACAGCCCGCCGTTGCTCGTCGGGGAGCGGCGCACGGAGTTCGTCGAGACCTCGCTGTCCGCGCCGCTCGGCATGCTCGCCTGCTGGGAGGCGCCGAGCGTGGAGATCCGCCCGGAGCCCGGCGAGACCCTGCTGCTCTACACCGACGGTCTGCTGCACCGCACCGGCGACGCGATGGACCGGGCGTTCGCGCGCCTGCACGCGGCGGCGGCGAGCGTGCCGAAGGCCGCCCGGGAGGACCCGGGAGCGGTCGCCGACCACGTCCTGCGGACCGTGCTGCCCGAGGGGATCGACGGGGCCGCCGGGCGCGACGAGGACGTGGTGCTGCTCGCGGCCCGCTTCGAATAG
- a CDS encoding cupin domain-containing protein: MPTQNTPQTTPQTTPRTTSGATPPNNRVHHVRAGELDGYTALSGGTVGSRKLWMGLVEHEPMSSTDNHHHGESEAGVYVVSGHPVFVFHDGEQEVRIEAGPGDFLLVPPFVPHREEHPDPDEPVVVVIARTTQEPIKVSVPELYQLTAADAG, from the coding sequence GTGCCCACGCAGAACACGCCCCAGACCACGCCCCAGACCACGCCCCGGACCACGTCCGGGGCCACGCCGCCGAACAACCGTGTCCACCACGTCCGCGCCGGAGAGCTCGACGGCTACACCGCCCTCAGCGGCGGCACCGTCGGCTCCCGGAAGCTGTGGATGGGGCTCGTGGAGCACGAGCCGATGAGCTCGACCGACAACCACCACCACGGCGAGTCCGAGGCGGGCGTCTACGTGGTCAGCGGCCACCCGGTGTTCGTCTTCCACGACGGCGAGCAGGAAGTCAGGATCGAGGCGGGCCCCGGCGACTTCCTGCTCGTGCCTCCGTTCGTCCCGCACCGGGAGGAGCATCCCGACCCGGACGAGCCGGTCGTCGTGGTGATCGCGCGCACCACCCAGGAGCCCATCAAGGTCTCCGTGCCCGAGCTGTACCAACTCACGGCGGCGGACGCGGGCTAA
- a CDS encoding aldo/keto reductase, giving the protein MTNKGTGERTEQLTFAIGGDLPVRRIGYGAMRLTAAPDPADGEPGAGHVWKPPTDRAAAAAVLRKAVGLGVNLIDTADSYMIGGGEELIADALHPYADDLTIATKVGVVRPSATEWVPLGHPAYLRQQAELSLRRLRVERLDLLQLHRLDDAYPLADQIGALKQLRDEGKVRHIGLSEVGVEQLREASAITPIASVQNLYNLADRQHEAVVDYATEQGIAFLPFFPVAMGAHARAGGVVAEVAAELGATTAQTALAWLLRRSPVIVPIPGTTSVGHLEENVRALDVELSDEQFARLSGVAESSAGASA; this is encoded by the coding sequence ATGACGAACAAGGGCACTGGGGAACGCACGGAACAGTTGACGTTCGCGATCGGCGGCGATCTGCCGGTGCGCCGCATCGGCTACGGCGCGATGCGGCTCACGGCGGCGCCCGACCCTGCCGACGGCGAGCCGGGCGCGGGCCACGTGTGGAAGCCGCCGACGGACCGCGCCGCCGCTGCCGCCGTGCTGCGCAAGGCCGTCGGGCTCGGCGTGAACCTGATCGACACGGCCGACTCGTACATGATCGGCGGTGGCGAGGAGCTGATCGCCGACGCGCTGCACCCCTACGCCGACGACCTGACGATCGCCACGAAGGTCGGCGTCGTCCGCCCGTCGGCGACCGAGTGGGTGCCGCTCGGGCACCCGGCGTACCTGCGCCAGCAGGCCGAACTCAGCCTGCGCCGCCTGCGCGTGGAACGGCTCGACCTGCTCCAGCTGCACCGGCTCGACGACGCCTATCCGCTCGCCGACCAGATCGGCGCCCTCAAGCAGCTGCGCGACGAGGGCAAGGTGCGGCACATCGGCCTGTCCGAGGTCGGCGTGGAGCAGCTGCGCGAGGCGTCCGCGATCACGCCGATCGCCAGCGTGCAGAACCTGTACAACCTGGCCGACCGGCAGCACGAGGCCGTCGTCGACTACGCCACCGAGCAGGGCATCGCGTTCCTGCCGTTCTTCCCCGTGGCGATGGGCGCCCACGCCCGGGCGGGCGGCGTGGTCGCGGAGGTGGCGGCGGAGCTCGGCGCGACCACCGCCCAGACGGCCCTCGCCTGGCTGCTGCGGCGCTCCCCCGTGATCGTGCCCATCCCCGGCACGACGTCGGTGGGGCACCTGGAGGAGAACGTACGGGCACTGGACGTGGAGCTGTCCGACGAGCAGTTCGCCCGGCTCTCCGGGGTGGCCGAGTCCTCCGCCGGGGCGTCCGCCTAG
- a CDS encoding PLP-dependent aminotransferase family protein: protein MAESWVNSAGRIGADLHLDLSGSGSRRAALIDALREAVRSGRLAPGTRLPPYRSLAADLGIARNTVADAYAELVAEGWLTARQGSGTRVAERVAPPPRIRVPKRAPTGGAPPAHNLVQGQPDAGSFPRTAWLAAARRALTAAPTEAFGPGDPRGRVELRRALAGYLARSRGVRTDPERIVVCSGFAHALRLLFGTGTGGVLRGPLAVEAYGLGFHRSLLDTAKVRPVPLSLDEHGARVEELSDVPGPVRGVLLTPAHQFPTGGPLHPARRTAAVDWARTRAGLILEDDYDGEFRYDREPVGALQGLDPERVVYIGSVSKSLSPAVRLGWMVLPEHLVDPVVAAKGQREAWASVLDQLTLAELIESGRYDRHVRRMRQHYRRRRDQLVAALAERAPHITVTGIAAGLHAVLQLPPGTEASAVKAAAWHGVGLEGLADYRHPEATGAAPDGLVVGYATPSEHAYTAAIDALCRALPPAPDHGTDTDVRTSGRTGERTGGRAAVRSAGRERRVKPGTPF, encoded by the coding sequence ATGGCGGAATCATGGGTCAATTCGGCGGGGCGCATCGGCGCTGACCTGCACCTGGACCTCTCCGGCAGCGGCAGCCGCCGCGCCGCCCTGATCGACGCCCTGCGCGAGGCGGTGCGCTCCGGGCGGCTCGCCCCGGGCACCCGCCTGCCGCCGTACCGCTCCCTCGCCGCCGACCTCGGGATCGCGCGCAACACCGTCGCCGACGCGTACGCGGAGCTGGTCGCCGAGGGCTGGCTGACCGCCCGCCAGGGCTCGGGGACGCGGGTCGCCGAGCGGGTCGCACCGCCCCCGCGCATACGTGTCCCCAAGCGCGCCCCCACCGGTGGCGCGCCCCCCGCGCACAACCTGGTCCAGGGCCAGCCGGACGCCGGTTCCTTCCCGCGCACGGCCTGGCTCGCCGCCGCCCGACGGGCCCTGACCGCCGCGCCCACCGAGGCGTTCGGGCCCGGCGACCCGCGCGGCCGGGTCGAGCTGCGGCGCGCCCTCGCCGGTTATCTGGCGCGCTCGCGCGGGGTGCGGACCGACCCGGAGCGGATCGTGGTGTGCTCCGGCTTCGCGCACGCCCTGCGGCTCCTCTTCGGCACGGGCACCGGCGGAGTGCTGCGCGGCCCCCTCGCCGTGGAGGCCTACGGGCTCGGCTTCCACCGCTCCCTGCTCGACACGGCCAAGGTGCGGCCGGTGCCGCTGTCCCTCGACGAACACGGCGCCCGCGTCGAGGAGTTGTCGGACGTCCCCGGCCCGGTCCGTGGGGTGCTGCTCACGCCCGCGCACCAGTTCCCGACGGGCGGGCCGCTGCACCCCGCGCGCCGCACCGCCGCCGTCGACTGGGCCCGCACGCGCGCGGGGCTGATCCTGGAGGACGACTACGACGGGGAGTTCCGCTACGACCGCGAGCCCGTCGGCGCCCTCCAGGGGCTCGACCCCGAACGGGTCGTGTACATCGGCTCGGTGAGCAAGAGCCTGTCCCCGGCCGTGCGGCTCGGCTGGATGGTCCTGCCCGAGCACCTCGTGGACCCCGTCGTCGCCGCCAAGGGCCAACGGGAGGCGTGGGCCAGCGTCCTCGACCAGCTCACGCTCGCCGAACTCATCGAGTCCGGGCGGTACGACCGCCACGTCCGCCGGATGCGGCAGCACTACCGGCGCCGCCGCGACCAGCTCGTCGCCGCGCTCGCCGAACGCGCCCCGCACATCACCGTCACCGGCATCGCGGCGGGTCTGCACGCCGTGCTCCAACTGCCGCCCGGTACCGAGGCGTCCGCCGTGAAGGCCGCCGCATGGCACGGCGTGGGCCTGGAAGGGCTGGCCGACTACCGGCATCCGGAGGCGACGGGGGCGGCTCCCGACGGGCTCGTCGTCGGCTACGCGACGCCCTCCGAGCACGCGTACACGGCGGCGATCGACGCCCTGTGCCGGGCGCTGCCGCCCGCCCCCGACCACGGAACGGACACGGACGTCCGGACGTCCGGGCGAACGGGCGAACGGACGGGCGGACGGGCAGCCGTCCGGTCGGCCGGACGTGAACGGCGTGTGAAGCCTGGTACCCCCTTCTGA
- a CDS encoding helix-turn-helix domain-containing protein, producing MSVGHTVVTTPEAAAAGVSEVSGEAPAEPSPSGRAPAAALKALVGEPVIACETPQDECGVRDVLDRLGDKWSVYVVVELAGGVLRFKELQRRIHGGISQRMLTLTVRRLERDGLVKRTVHPTIPPQVEYELTEMGHSMTHLIKSLADWSIAHRPAIAAAREAYDEAQQASGPGSS from the coding sequence ATGTCAGTGGGGCACACGGTGGTAACCACCCCCGAGGCCGCGGCGGCCGGGGTTTCCGAGGTTTCCGGGGAGGCTCCCGCGGAGCCGTCGCCTTCCGGGCGGGCGCCCGCGGCGGCGCTCAAGGCGCTGGTCGGCGAGCCCGTGATCGCGTGCGAGACGCCGCAGGACGAGTGCGGGGTGCGGGACGTCCTGGACCGCCTCGGCGACAAGTGGTCGGTGTACGTCGTGGTCGAACTGGCGGGCGGCGTACTGCGGTTCAAGGAGCTCCAGCGCCGCATCCACGGCGGCATCTCGCAGCGCATGCTCACGCTGACGGTGCGCCGCCTGGAGCGGGACGGCCTGGTGAAGCGGACGGTGCACCCGACGATCCCGCCGCAGGTCGAGTACGAGCTGACGGAGATGGGCCACAGCATGACCCACCTCATCAAGTCCCTCGCCGACTGGTCGATAGCCCACCGCCCGGCGATAGCGGCGGCGCGGGAGGCGTACGACGAGGCGCAGCAGGCCTCGGGCCCCGGTAGCTCCTAG